In a genomic window of Terriglobales bacterium:
- a CDS encoding aminotransferase class V-fold PLP-dependent enzyme — translation MPDPLLRYRTEFPILEKTTYLISNSLGAMPRGVYEAMHGYAETWATRGVRAWEERWWMLGAIVGSEIGALMNAPLGSVSTHQNVTTCQAIVASCLDFSSSRNKVVFCDLNFPSLMYFWHAQQSRGAQVHVVPTDGIHVPLEAMLDAIDERTLIVPMSHVIFRSAYIQDAKAIVEKAHRVGAMVLLDIFQSLGSVPIDIEALNVDFACGGVLKWLCGGPGVAFLYVRPDLGRQLEPKFTGWIAHADPFAFEVGPQRYANTSYRFMTGTPNIPALYAARPGLRIILEAGIPAIRAKSRRQTAELIRLADERGWCVMSPRDPEHRGGTVSIDMPDSKRVCEELLKRDVLVDWRPFAGVRMSPHFYTRDEELQIAIEAVEQILATRAPRTP, via the coding sequence ATGCCCGATCCGCTGCTGCGCTACCGGACCGAATTCCCTATCCTGGAGAAGACCACCTACCTCATCAGCAATTCCCTGGGTGCGATGCCGCGAGGTGTTTATGAAGCGATGCATGGCTACGCCGAAACATGGGCCACGCGCGGAGTCCGAGCCTGGGAGGAAAGATGGTGGATGCTGGGTGCAATTGTGGGCAGCGAAATTGGCGCGCTCATGAACGCACCTTTGGGATCTGTTTCCACCCACCAGAACGTTACTACCTGCCAGGCGATCGTTGCTTCCTGCCTGGATTTTTCCAGCAGTCGCAATAAGGTTGTGTTTTGCGATCTGAACTTTCCCTCTTTGATGTACTTCTGGCATGCCCAGCAATCGCGCGGGGCGCAGGTGCATGTGGTTCCCACCGACGGCATTCATGTGCCGCTCGAGGCCATGCTCGACGCCATCGACGAGCGCACTCTGATCGTTCCGATGTCTCACGTCATCTTTCGCAGCGCCTATATCCAGGACGCGAAGGCCATCGTGGAGAAGGCCCACCGGGTGGGGGCGATGGTGTTGCTTGATATCTTCCAGTCTCTTGGATCGGTGCCGATCGATATCGAGGCGCTGAACGTGGATTTTGCCTGCGGCGGCGTTCTCAAGTGGCTTTGTGGCGGACCGGGTGTGGCCTTTCTTTATGTCCGCCCCGATCTCGGGCGCCAACTCGAACCTAAATTCACCGGCTGGATTGCTCACGCCGATCCCTTTGCGTTTGAAGTGGGCCCACAACGCTATGCCAACACCTCGTACCGATTCATGACGGGAACCCCGAATATCCCGGCACTTTATGCTGCTCGCCCTGGACTCAGAATCATTCTCGAGGCCGGGATTCCCGCGATCCGCGCCAAGTCGAGGCGCCAAACCGCCGAATTGATTCGCCTCGCTGACGAGCGCGGCTGGTGCGTCATGTCGCCACGCGATCCCGAACATCGCGGCGGCACCGTTTCCATCGACATGCCCGACTCGAAGCGCGTTTGCGAAGAACTCCTTAAGCGCGATGTGCTGGTGGACTGGCGACCTTTCGCTGGCGTCCGCATGTCGCCGCATTTCTATACCCGAGACGAAGAGTTGCAGATCGCCATCGAAGCCGTCGAGCAGATCCTGGCAACACGCGCACCGCGGACTCCTTGA
- the lexA gene encoding transcriptional repressor LexA, giving the protein MALTRRQRQVYDFIAEFVQQHGYSPSFEEIGDGLRLSSLATVHKHITNLEKKGLLRRDYNRSRSIDLIPPRGRVKQSIVASALTLPLVGRIAAGRPVEALENPETLSLSDFTQSKDVFVLRVTGESMQDEHIVDGDFVIVEKAQTARNGEIVVALVDGSDATLKRFYAEGEKIRLQPSNIRMQPIIVPAAAVQVQGRVIGVLRKY; this is encoded by the coding sequence ATGGCTCTCACGCGGCGGCAGCGGCAGGTATACGACTTCATCGCAGAATTTGTGCAGCAGCATGGCTACTCTCCCTCCTTTGAGGAGATCGGGGACGGATTGCGGCTCAGCTCGCTGGCTACTGTGCACAAGCACATCACCAATCTGGAGAAAAAGGGACTGCTGCGGCGCGATTACAACCGCAGCCGGTCGATTGACCTGATTCCGCCGCGCGGCCGGGTGAAGCAATCGATCGTTGCCAGTGCGTTGACGCTGCCGCTGGTGGGGCGGATCGCTGCCGGCAGGCCGGTTGAGGCCCTCGAAAATCCGGAGACGCTGTCACTTTCTGACTTCACACAGTCCAAAGATGTTTTCGTTCTGCGGGTTACCGGCGAGTCGATGCAGGATGAACACATCGTGGATGGTGATTTTGTGATTGTCGAGAAGGCCCAGACAGCGCGCAATGGTGAGATCGTGGTGGCGCTGGTGGATGGCTCCGACGCTACTTTGAAGCGCTTCTACGCTGAAGGAGAGAAAATCCGACTCCAGCCCTCGAATATCCGCATGCAGCCCATCATCGTTCCCGCCGCAGCGGTCCAAGTGCAGGGGAGGGTGATCGGAGTGCTGCGCAAATACTAG
- the trxA gene encoding thioredoxin yields the protein MANELIFEVTDANFDQQVLKSDQPVVVDFWAAWCGPCRALAPIVDEVANTYTGKIKVGKMDVDKNVATPQRYNVRGIPTLLLFKGGQVAEQIVGYVPKETIQKAIDKHLA from the coding sequence ATGGCGAATGAGTTGATTTTTGAGGTCACTGACGCGAACTTCGATCAGCAGGTGCTGAAATCGGATCAGCCGGTAGTAGTGGATTTCTGGGCAGCCTGGTGCGGCCCGTGCCGTGCACTGGCGCCTATCGTTGACGAAGTGGCCAATACCTATACCGGCAAAATCAAAGTCGGCAAGATGGATGTGGACAAGAACGTAGCCACACCCCAGCGCTACAACGTGCGCGGAATTCCCACTCTGTTGCTGTTCAAGGGCGGACAGGTTGCCGAGCAGATCGTGGGCTACGTGCCCAAAGAAACCATCCAGAAGGCTATCGACAAGCATTTGGCGTAA
- the map gene encoding type I methionyl aminopeptidase yields the protein MSITSEEELQGMRAAGVVVAKMLLAMKQAARRGVTTGELDAIGANVMREEGAKSAPVLVYGFPGSVCISVNDEAVHGIPGNRPLREGDLLKLDVTVEKDGYMADAAITVAVGETSSVARRLAHCAEKAFQKALGVARAGQPVREIGRVVEEEVHRAGFSVIRDLCGHGIGRTIHEKPSVPNYPDPNSNELLTEGLVITVEPIISAGTGDVFLGQDGWTVRTRDRKLSAHHEHTIMITRSEPVILTSAA from the coding sequence GTGTCGATTACGAGTGAAGAAGAGCTGCAGGGAATGCGAGCCGCCGGAGTGGTTGTTGCCAAGATGCTGCTGGCGATGAAGCAGGCAGCACGTCGTGGCGTCACCACGGGGGAGCTGGACGCGATCGGCGCCAACGTCATGCGCGAGGAAGGCGCAAAGTCTGCACCCGTGCTGGTTTACGGCTTCCCTGGATCGGTTTGCATCAGCGTGAATGATGAGGCGGTTCACGGGATTCCCGGCAACCGGCCTTTGCGCGAAGGCGACCTGTTAAAGCTCGATGTTACCGTCGAGAAGGACGGCTACATGGCCGATGCCGCCATCACCGTGGCCGTGGGAGAGACCAGCTCAGTGGCCCGCCGCCTGGCCCATTGCGCCGAGAAGGCCTTCCAAAAAGCTTTGGGTGTTGCCCGAGCGGGACAGCCAGTGCGGGAAATCGGGAGGGTTGTCGAAGAAGAAGTACACCGTGCCGGATTCTCCGTAATTCGCGACCTCTGCGGCCATGGCATCGGGCGCACTATTCACGAAAAGCCGTCGGTACCTAACTACCCCGATCCAAACTCGAACGAGCTGCTGACTGAAGGCCTGGTGATCACGGTGGAACCGATCATTTCGGCCGGGACGGGCGATGTTTTTCTCGGTCAGGATGGGTGGACGGTGCGGACGCGGGACCGCAAGCTAAGCGCCCATCACGAGCACACTATCATGATTACCCGCAGTGAGCCGGTGATCCTGACGAGCGCGGCATAG